From the genome of Motilibacter peucedani, one region includes:
- the ppgK gene encoding polyphosphate--glucose phosphotransferase, with protein sequence MTQESSEATSTRTTGLARPREGTGFGVDIGGSGIKGAPVDLATGEFLEERVRIPTPQPATPEAVAATVAEVTATFGWTGPIGCTVPAVVRGGVARSAANIDPSWIGTDVATLVREATGVSSVTAVNDADAAGFAEVAYGAAKGRDGVVLVITLGTGIGSALISDGLLVPNTELGHLEVNGHDAETKASDAARERDDLSWQDWAKRLQRYFSHVEALFSPSLFVVGGGVSKKSEKFLPHLSLETEIIPAALLNNAGIAGAALLAAAHG encoded by the coding sequence ATGACGCAGGAGTCGAGCGAGGCCACGAGCACCCGGACCACCGGCCTGGCGCGTCCGCGCGAGGGCACCGGCTTCGGTGTCGACATCGGCGGCAGCGGCATCAAGGGCGCGCCCGTCGACCTGGCGACCGGCGAGTTCCTCGAGGAGCGCGTCCGCATCCCCACGCCGCAGCCCGCGACCCCGGAGGCGGTCGCCGCCACGGTCGCGGAGGTCACCGCGACGTTCGGGTGGACCGGACCCATCGGGTGCACGGTGCCGGCGGTGGTACGCGGTGGTGTCGCTCGCAGCGCCGCCAACATCGACCCCAGCTGGATCGGCACCGACGTCGCCACGCTCGTGCGCGAGGCGACCGGGGTCTCGTCGGTGACGGCGGTCAACGACGCCGACGCGGCCGGCTTCGCCGAGGTGGCCTACGGCGCGGCGAAGGGCCGCGACGGCGTGGTGCTGGTCATCACCCTGGGCACCGGCATCGGCTCGGCGCTCATCTCCGACGGGCTGCTGGTGCCCAACACCGAGCTCGGCCACCTGGAGGTCAACGGCCACGACGCCGAGACCAAGGCCTCCGACGCGGCCCGCGAGCGCGACGACCTGTCGTGGCAGGACTGGGCCAAGCGGCTGCAGCGCTACTTCTCCCACGTCGAGGCGCTCTTCTCCCCGTCGCTGTTCGTCGTGGGCGGCGGGGTGAGCAAGAAGAGCGAGAAGTTCCTGCCGCACCTCTCGCTCGAGACCGAGATCATCCCCGCGGCCCTCCTCAACAACGCCGGCATCGCCGGCGCCGCGCTGCTCGCCGCTGCGCACGGCTGA
- a CDS encoding alpha-amylase family protein: protein MADRWYRNAVMYSLDVHTFQDSDGDGTGNFAGLTARLDHLARLGVTTLWFNPIHPSPGRDGGYDVTDFYGVDPALGTLGDFAELLDEAGERGLRVMLDLVVNHTSSAHPWFRSASTDPGSPWRDFYVWSDHEPAARTEGMVFPGVQQETWTYAPVVDRWYHHRFFDFEPDLNIENPAVREEIHRIVGFWSRLGVSGFRIDAAPFVIELSRPDEGQGEHDYGFFTELRQRLSWRQGDALLLAEANVPQQEQQRFFSTGSGVADRLQMLFAFELNAATMLALAREDATPVRASLATVPRLPEHGQWATFLRNHDEVDLSTLQPSERADVFAAFGPRPEHQLYGRGIRRRLAPMLGGDVRRLQMAYSLQFTMPGTPVLRYGDEIGMGEDLDLPQREAIRTPMQWAPGPGAGFSTAPEDRLVRPLVQDEAFGPDNVNVAVQRQDPHSLLSWFERMIHTLRECEEIGTGDHAVVDVGDDAPAGVLAHRADAAGGSLVFLHNLADRPAVLDLGALGARATQVFSDGGYDDTDAVGGLGLERVDLHGYGFRWLRLAGSG, encoded by the coding sequence GTGGCCGACCGCTGGTACCGCAACGCCGTCATGTACAGCCTCGACGTCCACACCTTCCAGGACTCCGACGGCGACGGCACGGGCAACTTCGCCGGGCTGACCGCCCGACTCGACCACCTCGCCCGCCTGGGCGTGACCACCCTGTGGTTCAACCCGATCCACCCCTCGCCGGGGCGCGACGGCGGCTACGACGTCACCGACTTCTACGGCGTCGACCCGGCGCTGGGGACGCTGGGCGACTTCGCCGAGCTGCTCGACGAGGCCGGCGAGCGGGGCCTCCGGGTGATGCTCGACCTGGTCGTCAACCACACGAGCAGCGCCCACCCGTGGTTCCGGTCGGCCTCGACGGACCCCGGGTCGCCGTGGCGCGACTTCTACGTGTGGTCCGACCACGAGCCGGCGGCGCGCACCGAGGGCATGGTGTTCCCCGGCGTGCAGCAGGAGACGTGGACCTACGCGCCGGTGGTCGACCGGTGGTACCACCACCGCTTCTTCGACTTCGAGCCCGACCTCAACATCGAGAACCCCGCGGTGCGCGAGGAGATTCACCGCATCGTCGGGTTCTGGTCGCGCCTCGGGGTGAGCGGGTTCCGCATCGACGCCGCGCCGTTCGTCATCGAGCTCTCGCGCCCCGACGAGGGCCAGGGCGAGCACGACTACGGCTTCTTCACCGAGCTGCGCCAGCGCCTCTCGTGGCGCCAGGGCGACGCCCTGCTGCTCGCCGAGGCCAACGTGCCGCAGCAGGAGCAGCAGCGGTTCTTCAGCACCGGGTCCGGCGTCGCCGACCGGCTGCAGATGCTGTTCGCCTTCGAGCTCAACGCCGCGACCATGCTGGCGCTGGCGCGGGAGGACGCCACACCCGTACGCGCGTCGCTCGCGACCGTGCCCCGCCTGCCCGAGCACGGGCAGTGGGCGACGTTCCTGCGCAACCACGACGAGGTCGACCTCTCGACGCTGCAGCCCTCGGAGCGTGCCGACGTCTTCGCCGCCTTCGGGCCGCGGCCGGAGCACCAGCTCTACGGCCGGGGGATCCGGCGCCGCCTGGCGCCGATGCTCGGCGGCGACGTCCGCCGGCTGCAGATGGCCTACAGCCTGCAGTTCACGATGCCCGGCACTCCGGTGCTGCGCTACGGCGACGAGATCGGCATGGGGGAGGACCTCGACCTGCCCCAGCGGGAGGCGATCCGCACGCCGATGCAGTGGGCGCCGGGACCCGGGGCCGGCTTCTCCACCGCCCCCGAGGACCGGCTCGTGCGCCCGCTCGTGCAGGACGAGGCCTTCGGTCCTGACAACGTCAACGTGGCGGTGCAGCGGCAGGACCCGCACTCGCTGCTGTCGTGGTTCGAGCGCATGATCCACACGCTGCGCGAGTGCGAGGAGATCGGCACGGGCGACCACGCCGTCGTCGACGTGGGCGACGACGCGCCCGCCGGTGTGCTCGCGCACCGCGCCGACGCCGCCGGCGGCTCGTTGGTGTTCCTGCACAACCTGGCCGACCGCCCGGCGGTCCTCGACCTCGGTGCTCTGGGCGCCCGCGCCACGCAGGTGTTCAGCGACGGGGGCTACGACGACACCGACGCCGTGGGAGGGCTCGGGCTCGAGCGCGTCGACCTGCACGGCTACGGCTTCCGCTGGCTGCGGCTCGCGGGCAGCGGCTGA
- a CDS encoding zinc-dependent alcohol dehydrogenase, which produces MKALTWHGKRDVRVEEVPDPTIQASTDAIVRITSTAICGSDLHLYEVLGPYLHAGDILGHEPMGIVEAVGSEVTHIKPGDRVVVPFNISCGHCWMCSRGLFAQCETTQVREFGKGASLFGYTELYGQVPGGQAELLRVPQAQFGPIKVPEGPSDQRFLYLSDVLPTAWQAVQYADVGPGSSLAVLGLGPIGQMAVRIAKHLGVERVIGVDDVPARIAMAQKHGAEIVDLSQVDDVAEALIETVDGRGPDAVIEAVGMEAHGGPGASLAKAAQTAAGLLPDALSKPFIDKAAVDRVDALVAAFKGVRRGGTVSISGVYGGEVEPLPMMEMFDRGIQVRMGQAHVKRWIDDILPLVVDDADPLGTEDFATHLLPLAEAPRGYEMFQKKEDNCVKVILQP; this is translated from the coding sequence ATGAAGGCACTCACCTGGCACGGCAAGCGCGACGTCCGGGTCGAGGAGGTCCCCGACCCCACGATCCAGGCTTCGACCGATGCGATCGTACGCATCACCTCCACCGCGATCTGCGGCTCGGACCTCCACCTGTACGAGGTGCTCGGCCCCTACCTGCACGCGGGCGACATCCTCGGCCACGAGCCGATGGGCATCGTCGAGGCGGTGGGCTCGGAGGTCACGCACATCAAGCCCGGCGACCGCGTCGTCGTCCCCTTCAACATCTCGTGCGGCCACTGCTGGATGTGCTCGCGGGGGCTGTTCGCCCAGTGCGAGACCACGCAGGTGCGCGAGTTCGGCAAGGGCGCGTCGCTGTTCGGCTACACCGAGCTCTACGGCCAGGTGCCGGGCGGGCAGGCCGAGCTGCTGCGCGTGCCGCAGGCGCAGTTCGGCCCGATCAAGGTGCCCGAGGGCCCGAGCGACCAGCGCTTCCTCTACCTCTCCGACGTGCTCCCCACCGCGTGGCAGGCGGTGCAGTACGCCGACGTCGGTCCCGGCAGCTCGCTGGCCGTCCTCGGCCTCGGGCCGATCGGGCAGATGGCCGTGCGCATCGCCAAGCACCTGGGCGTCGAGCGGGTCATCGGCGTCGACGACGTGCCTGCGCGCATCGCCATGGCGCAGAAGCACGGCGCCGAGATCGTCGACCTGTCCCAGGTCGACGACGTGGCCGAGGCGCTGATCGAGACCGTCGACGGCCGCGGGCCGGACGCCGTGATCGAGGCCGTCGGGATGGAGGCGCACGGCGGCCCGGGGGCCTCGCTGGCCAAGGCCGCGCAGACCGCGGCCGGCCTGCTGCCGGACGCGCTGTCCAAGCCGTTCATCGACAAGGCGGCGGTCGACCGCGTCGACGCCCTCGTCGCCGCCTTCAAGGGCGTCCGGCGCGGCGGCACGGTCTCGATCTCCGGCGTCTACGGCGGCGAGGTCGAGCCCCTGCCGATGATGGAGATGTTCGACCGCGGCATCCAGGTGCGCATGGGCCAGGCCCACGTCAAGCGCTGGATCGACGACATCCTGCCCCTCGTGGTCGACGACGCCGACCCGCTGGGCACCGAGGACTTCGCCACGCACCTGCTGCCGCTGGCCGAGGCCCCCCGGGGCTACGAGATGTTCCAGAAGAAGGAGGACAACTGCGTGAAGGTCATCCTCCAGCCCTAG
- a CDS encoding acVLRF1 family peptidyl-tRNA hydrolase: protein MTTSQPFRRVEVAPERLARWLATFAERHGGVRVEPSPGLVTVLAGDGSVARVEVPSPPLAGAADADPVDRLVRHASRERRLGLLLVRRGGYAAGVVVGPRVVASKVGRRHVQGRSAAGGWSQQRFARRREGQAHEAAQAAVEAAVRVLLPEAGGLEELVTGGDRDMLAEVLADRRVAPLRPLVSARVLAVPDPRRDVLEACAAQVRAVQVDVHDVLRDAARP, encoded by the coding sequence TTGACCACCTCCCAGCCGTTCCGCCGCGTCGAGGTGGCGCCCGAGCGGCTCGCGCGCTGGCTGGCGACGTTCGCGGAGCGGCACGGCGGCGTACGCGTCGAGCCCTCCCCCGGGCTCGTGACCGTGCTCGCGGGCGACGGGTCGGTGGCCCGGGTCGAGGTGCCGTCACCGCCGCTCGCCGGCGCGGCGGACGCCGACCCGGTCGACCGGCTGGTGCGCCACGCCTCGCGCGAGCGGCGGCTCGGGCTGCTGCTCGTGCGCCGCGGCGGCTACGCGGCCGGCGTGGTCGTCGGCCCACGGGTGGTCGCGAGCAAGGTCGGCCGGCGCCACGTCCAGGGCCGCAGCGCCGCGGGCGGCTGGTCGCAGCAGCGCTTCGCCCGGCGCCGAGAGGGCCAGGCGCACGAGGCGGCGCAGGCGGCGGTCGAGGCCGCCGTGCGGGTGCTGCTGCCGGAGGCCGGGGGCCTGGAGGAGCTCGTGACCGGCGGCGACCGCGACATGCTCGCCGAGGTGCTGGCCGACCGGCGGGTCGCGCCGCTGCGCCCGCTCGTCTCGGCCCGCGTGCTGGCCGTGCCCGACCCCCGTCGCGACGTCCTAGAAGCGTGCGCCGCGCAGGTGCGCGCGGTGCAGGTGGACGTGCACGACGTGCTCCGCGACGCCGCCCGGCCCTAG
- a CDS encoding cation diffusion facilitator family transporter — MSSHGGSRAILAALGANLGIAATKFVAFALTSSSSMLAEGIHSVADSGNQLLLLVGGKRARKDADESHPFGYGRERYVFAFIVSVVLFSVGGLFALYEAFHKWQHPEPIEGRWWWVPLVVLVIAIGLEGFSFRTAVHESNPARGSRSWVEFVRTAKAPELPIVLLEDAGALVGLVFALFGVGLTLLTDEGRWDAVGTAMIGLLLVCIATILAVETKSLLLGEAASAESVARIRAAIEGNPRVERLIHMRTMHLGPEELLVAAKIAVRHDDTAAAVATAIDETEVAIRAAEPIARVIYLEPDIWRRP; from the coding sequence GTGAGCTCGCACGGCGGCAGCCGCGCCATCCTGGCGGCGCTCGGCGCCAACCTCGGCATCGCAGCGACCAAGTTCGTCGCCTTCGCCCTCACCTCGTCGTCCTCGATGCTCGCCGAGGGCATCCACTCGGTCGCCGACTCGGGCAACCAGCTGCTGCTGCTGGTCGGCGGCAAGCGGGCGCGCAAGGACGCCGACGAGTCGCACCCGTTCGGCTACGGCCGCGAGCGCTACGTCTTCGCCTTCATCGTCTCGGTGGTGCTGTTCAGCGTCGGCGGGCTCTTCGCGCTCTACGAGGCCTTCCACAAGTGGCAGCACCCCGAGCCCATCGAGGGCCGCTGGTGGTGGGTGCCGCTGGTGGTGCTGGTCATCGCGATCGGCCTCGAGGGGTTCTCCTTCCGCACCGCCGTCCACGAGTCCAACCCGGCCCGGGGCTCGCGCTCCTGGGTCGAGTTCGTGCGCACCGCCAAGGCGCCCGAGCTGCCGATCGTGCTGCTGGAGGACGCCGGCGCGCTCGTCGGCCTGGTCTTCGCACTCTTCGGCGTGGGGCTCACCCTGCTCACCGACGAGGGGCGCTGGGACGCGGTCGGCACGGCGATGATCGGCCTGCTGCTGGTCTGCATCGCCACGATCCTGGCGGTCGAGACCAAGTCGCTGCTGCTCGGCGAGGCCGCCAGCGCCGAGTCGGTCGCCCGTATCCGGGCGGCCATCGAGGGCAACCCACGGGTCGAGCGGCTCATCCACATGCGCACGATGCACCTCGGGCCCGAGGAGCTGCTGGTGGCGGCGAAGATCGCCGTGCGCCACGACGACACCGCTGCCGCCGTGGCCACCGCCATCGACGAGACCGAGGTGGCGATCCGGGCGGCCGAGCCGATCGCCCGGGTGATCTACCTCGAGCCGGACATCTGGCGCCGGCCCTAG
- a CDS encoding SIS domain-containing protein — MTGSLQPDDALLDSPSGIEAADPGEVLRACATAGAQVRSAARATAEAGAGRVAADGRPRAVVVAGAGAAGLAGTVLEAVAGPVGAVPVVCVHHLTLPGWVGPLDLVLAVSASGRTEETLAVAEEAARRGVRLVTVTASGSPLHALGEQARALHVPVQRAGRSARASLWSLAVPLLVVADALGLAAVPASDLSGTADVLDRLAADCAPSVEVGLNPAKDLALALAGTLPVVWGTSPVASAAGARLVAQLAAAAKLPALLGELPDVVHSGAAVLDGPLTSDDGDDIFRDPFDSPPGLRLRVVLVRDAVEHPRVAARAVALGTVAERRGVPLTVLRGEGESALQRLAALVGLADFATTYLALATGVNPAADLALDEVAGRTREAGS, encoded by the coding sequence GTGACCGGCTCGCTGCAGCCCGACGACGCGCTGCTCGACAGCCCGAGCGGCATCGAGGCGGCCGACCCCGGCGAGGTGCTGCGCGCGTGCGCCACCGCGGGCGCCCAGGTGCGCAGCGCGGCCCGCGCCACCGCCGAGGCCGGTGCCGGGCGAGTCGCCGCCGACGGCCGCCCGCGCGCGGTCGTCGTCGCGGGGGCGGGCGCCGCCGGCCTGGCCGGCACGGTGCTCGAGGCGGTCGCCGGGCCCGTCGGCGCCGTACCCGTCGTCTGCGTGCACCACCTGACCCTGCCCGGCTGGGTCGGCCCGCTCGACCTGGTCCTCGCGGTCTCGGCGAGCGGGCGCACCGAGGAGACGCTGGCGGTGGCCGAGGAGGCCGCGCGCCGCGGCGTACGCCTGGTGACCGTCACCGCGAGCGGCTCGCCGCTGCACGCGCTCGGGGAGCAGGCGCGCGCGCTGCACGTGCCCGTGCAGCGCGCCGGGCGCTCGGCGCGGGCCAGCCTGTGGTCGCTCGCCGTGCCGCTGCTCGTCGTCGCCGACGCGCTGGGCCTGGCGGCCGTGCCGGCGAGCGACCTCTCGGGCACCGCCGACGTGCTCGACCGGCTCGCCGCCGACTGCGCGCCCTCGGTCGAGGTCGGGCTGAACCCCGCCAAGGACCTCGCCCTCGCGCTCGCCGGCACCTTGCCGGTCGTGTGGGGCACCTCGCCCGTGGCCAGCGCGGCCGGCGCCCGGCTGGTGGCCCAGCTCGCCGCCGCCGCCAAGCTGCCCGCGCTGCTCGGGGAGCTGCCCGACGTCGTCCACTCCGGGGCGGCCGTGCTCGACGGCCCGCTGACCAGCGACGACGGCGACGACATCTTCCGCGACCCGTTCGACTCCCCGCCGGGGCTGCGGCTGCGCGTCGTGCTCGTGCGCGACGCGGTCGAGCACCCGCGGGTGGCGGCCCGCGCAGTCGCGCTCGGCACGGTCGCCGAGCGGCGCGGCGTGCCGCTCACCGTGCTGCGCGGCGAGGGCGAGAGCGCCCTCCAGCGGCTCGCGGCGCTGGTCGGGCTCGCGGACTTCGCCACCACGTACCTCGCGCTGGCCACCGGCGTGAACCCTGCGGCCGACCTCGCGCTCGACGAGGTCGCCGGACGCACCCGAGAGGCCGGATCGTGA
- a CDS encoding Trm112 family protein, which translates to MSEPSPASLAEQLGLDPWLLEVLACPDDHAPLRVDVAASELVCTRDGLAFPVRDGIPVLLLDEARRP; encoded by the coding sequence ATGAGCGAACCCAGCCCGGCAAGCCTCGCGGAGCAGCTCGGCCTCGACCCCTGGCTGCTCGAGGTCCTGGCCTGCCCCGACGACCACGCGCCCCTGCGCGTCGACGTCGCCGCCTCAGAGCTGGTCTGCACCCGCGACGGGCTGGCCTTCCCCGTGCGCGACGGCATCCCGGTCCTGCTGCTCGACGAGGCGCGACGCCCGTGA
- a CDS encoding phosphomannomutase/phosphoglucomutase — translation MADLSKIIKAYDVRGLVGSELTEDLARAVGAAFVQVLGVTSVVVGKDMRPSSPALSRAFEEGATSQGADVLDIGLASTDQLYFASGSLDRAGAMFTASHNPAAYNGIKLCRPGASPVGQETGLAEISALVSRYLDDGLPPAVATPGTVTERDLLADYAAYMHQLVPLAAARPLKVVVDAGNGMGGHTVPTVFADLPFEVVPLYFELDGDFPNHEANPLEPANMADLQRAVVEQSADIGLAFDGDADRCFVVDERGEIVSPSTITALVAVRELRREPGATVIHNLISSRAVPEIVREHGGTPFRSRVGHSYIKADMARTGAVFGGEHSGHFYFRDFWKADSGMLAALHTLAALAEAPAGTTLSSLLADYTRYSASGEINSEVSDVAERTAAVEAAFAGREGVTTDRLDGLTVSSPDWWFNLRPSNTEPLLRLNVEAADAEAVAALRDEVLAIVRA, via the coding sequence GTGGCCGACCTCTCCAAGATCATCAAAGCCTACGACGTCCGCGGGCTCGTGGGCTCCGAGCTGACCGAGGACCTCGCCCGCGCCGTCGGCGCCGCGTTCGTCCAGGTCCTCGGCGTCACCAGCGTCGTGGTCGGCAAGGACATGCGCCCGTCCTCGCCCGCGCTCTCGCGGGCCTTCGAGGAGGGCGCGACGAGCCAGGGCGCCGACGTGCTCGACATCGGGCTCGCCTCGACCGACCAGCTCTACTTCGCCTCCGGCTCCCTCGACCGGGCCGGCGCGATGTTCACCGCCTCGCACAACCCCGCCGCCTACAACGGCATCAAGCTGTGCCGGCCCGGCGCCTCGCCGGTGGGCCAGGAGACCGGGCTCGCCGAGATCTCCGCGCTGGTCAGCCGCTACCTCGACGACGGGCTGCCCCCTGCCGTCGCGACGCCCGGCACGGTGACCGAGCGCGACCTGCTCGCCGACTACGCGGCCTACATGCACCAGCTGGTGCCGCTGGCCGCCGCACGGCCGCTCAAGGTCGTCGTCGATGCCGGCAACGGCATGGGCGGGCACACCGTGCCGACCGTCTTCGCCGACCTGCCCTTCGAGGTGGTGCCGCTCTACTTCGAGCTCGACGGCGACTTCCCCAACCACGAGGCCAACCCGCTCGAGCCGGCCAACATGGCCGACCTCCAGCGCGCGGTCGTCGAGCAGTCCGCCGACATCGGGCTGGCCTTCGACGGCGACGCCGACCGCTGCTTCGTCGTCGACGAGCGCGGCGAGATCGTCTCCCCCTCGACGATCACGGCGCTGGTGGCGGTGCGCGAGCTGCGCCGCGAGCCGGGCGCGACCGTCATCCACAACCTCATCAGCAGCCGGGCGGTGCCGGAGATCGTCCGCGAGCACGGCGGCACGCCGTTCCGCTCGCGCGTCGGGCACTCCTACATCAAGGCCGACATGGCGCGCACGGGCGCGGTCTTCGGCGGCGAGCACTCGGGCCACTTCTACTTCCGCGACTTCTGGAAGGCCGACTCGGGCATGCTGGCCGCCCTCCACACGCTGGCGGCTCTGGCCGAGGCGCCTGCCGGCACCACGCTGAGCAGCCTGCTGGCCGACTACACCCGCTACTCCGCCTCCGGCGAGATCAACTCCGAGGTCTCCGACGTCGCCGAGCGCACCGCGGCCGTCGAGGCCGCGTTCGCCGGGCGCGAGGGCGTCACGACCGACCGGCTCGACGGCCTGACCGTGAGCTCGCCCGACTGGTGGTTCAACCTGCGCCCCTCCAACACCGAGCCGCTGCTCCGGCTCAACGTCGAGGCGGCCGACGCGGAGGCGGTGGCCGCCCTCCGAGACGAGGTGTTGGCTATCGTCCGGGCATGA
- a CDS encoding DUF3499 domain-containing protein yields MSLVRRCSRTACGRPAVATLTYVYADSTAVLGPLATYAEPHCYDLCAEHAERLTAPRGWEVVRLALGSAAPPLPVDDLEALADAVREAARPAEGGWAEPAGSGGRRGHLRVLRGTDG; encoded by the coding sequence GTGAGCCTGGTACGCCGTTGCAGCCGCACCGCCTGCGGGCGCCCGGCCGTCGCGACCCTCACCTACGTCTACGCCGACTCGACCGCGGTGCTGGGCCCGCTCGCGACCTACGCCGAGCCGCACTGCTACGACCTGTGCGCCGAGCACGCCGAGCGGCTGACCGCGCCGCGCGGCTGGGAGGTCGTCCGCCTCGCGCTGGGCAGCGCCGCACCGCCCCTGCCGGTCGACGACCTCGAGGCGCTGGCCGACGCCGTGCGCGAGGCGGCCCGGCCGGCCGAGGGCGGCTGGGCAGAGCCGGCCGGCAGCGGCGGGCGGCGGGGCCACCTGCGGGTGCTGCGCGGCACCGACGGCTGA